The Synergistaceae bacterium genome has a window encoding:
- the mtnA gene encoding S-methyl-5-thioribose-1-phosphate isomerase: protein MLPPTMQWLPQIPALRLLDQRAIPDAICFCDCRTYEDVARAIEDMTVRGAPAIGIAAAYGVVLAARGGEADIMAGIDRLAKTRPTAVNLYWALDRMKKLINRYPGKDELASVLEAEAVLMHKEDIAVNKKLSYYGQQLLPECATVITHCNAGALATAGYGTALGVFRAASENGKKMKIYADETRPRFQGGRITSFELYEDGFDVTVICDSMAAFLMSREKIDAVITGADRIALNGDTANKIGTYGLAIAAEKHNVPFYIAAPLSTIDMNCPNGNAIQIEERSHDEIRIIGSEVVIPERIAVWNPAFDITPAGLITGIITEAGIISRPDAVKIEGLKHYKDKKGMTSY from the coding sequence ATGCTGCCCCCGACCATGCAGTGGCTGCCGCAGATCCCGGCCCTGAGGCTGCTGGATCAGAGGGCGATCCCTGATGCTATCTGTTTCTGTGATTGTCGGACTTATGAAGATGTGGCACGTGCAATTGAAGACATGACGGTGAGGGGAGCGCCTGCCATAGGGATTGCTGCCGCTTACGGAGTGGTGCTTGCGGCCCGCGGCGGCGAAGCTGATATAATGGCGGGCATTGACCGGCTTGCTAAAACCAGGCCGACCGCAGTGAACCTCTACTGGGCGCTTGACAGGATGAAAAAACTTATAAATAGATATCCGGGAAAGGACGAACTTGCATCTGTCCTTGAAGCAGAGGCTGTTTTGATGCATAAAGAAGACATAGCGGTCAATAAAAAACTTTCTTATTATGGGCAGCAGCTCCTTCCCGAATGTGCGACTGTAATTACGCACTGCAATGCAGGCGCTCTTGCCACCGCAGGCTACGGGACAGCGCTCGGGGTATTCCGCGCAGCGTCGGAGAACGGCAAAAAAATGAAAATATACGCAGACGAGACCCGTCCGCGTTTCCAAGGAGGGCGCATTACTTCTTTTGAACTTTACGAAGATGGTTTTGATGTCACTGTCATATGTGATTCAATGGCGGCATTCCTTATGTCCCGCGAAAAAATAGACGCAGTGATCACAGGGGCAGACAGGATCGCGCTTAACGGCGACACGGCAAACAAAATAGGCACTTATGGCCTGGCTATCGCGGCAGAGAAGCACAATGTACCATTTTATATAGCCGCACCCCTCAGCACTATAGACATGAACTGCCCTAATGGCAATGCGATCCAGATAGAGGAACGAAGCCACGATGAAATAAGGATCATCGGCTCGGAAGTTGTCATACCTGAGAGGATCGCTGTGTGGAACCCTGCGTTTGACATCACTCCAGCCGGGCTTATAACAGGGATAATTACGGAGGCGGGGATAATCAGCCGCCCTGATGCTGTTAAAATAGAAGGATTGAAACACTATAAAGATAAAAAGGGGATGACATCATATTGA
- the xseA gene encoding exodeoxyribonuclease VII large subunit, producing the protein MILQPQNKVLTVDEMTGRIREVICSAADLQDLSVRGELLGFKRHTSGHCYFTILGKETRVSCILFRSNASSVIQWPKDGDDVLVRGRIDIYGVRGSYQIYATTLLPLGEGAKARAKEELMDRLTREGLFDLRHKRPLPVFPDKVAVITSPTGAALQDVIKISSMRYPAAELIVVPSLMQGVTAADEIVHSFSMCCGIRDLSLVMLVRGGGSRDDLDTFDNEQVVRAVRSCPVPVITGLGHQIDNTLSDMAADASAPTPSGAAERVFPDIRELQQFIKGISRSLYVRLSSKIDRTISDVDEIKKRLTSDIIRFCCNPASDFIDNVRGKICSNINYRLREAEVRLATAAGNMQNASPLNILSKGYAICRRPDGTMIRDVSSVSEDDLIRIQMRDGTLSARVDDVMQSAPLKGNV; encoded by the coding sequence ATGATTTTGCAGCCTCAGAACAAGGTATTGACAGTTGATGAAATGACAGGCAGGATCCGCGAGGTGATCTGCTCGGCAGCTGACCTGCAGGATCTTTCCGTGCGCGGAGAGCTGCTGGGCTTCAAACGCCACACCAGCGGACATTGTTACTTTACGATCCTAGGCAAAGAGACCCGCGTCTCATGCATACTTTTCCGTTCAAATGCCTCATCGGTCATACAGTGGCCAAAGGACGGCGACGATGTCCTGGTGCGAGGCCGGATCGATATCTATGGGGTACGCGGCTCGTATCAGATATATGCCACGACCCTTCTTCCGCTTGGTGAGGGTGCAAAGGCGCGCGCAAAAGAAGAGCTGATGGACCGGCTTACAAGAGAGGGCCTGTTTGACCTGCGGCATAAACGCCCACTTCCCGTTTTTCCTGATAAAGTTGCAGTTATAACGTCACCGACAGGGGCTGCACTGCAGGACGTGATAAAAATATCTTCGATGCGCTATCCTGCCGCGGAACTTATAGTCGTTCCCAGCCTCATGCAGGGTGTGACCGCAGCGGATGAAATTGTTCACAGCTTCAGCATGTGCTGCGGCATCAGAGATCTTTCTCTCGTCATGCTAGTGCGCGGAGGCGGCAGCAGGGATGACCTTGACACCTTCGACAACGAGCAGGTCGTGAGGGCTGTACGTTCATGTCCTGTGCCCGTCATCACAGGGCTGGGCCATCAAATAGACAACACTTTGTCCGACATGGCGGCCGATGCTTCGGCCCCTACGCCGTCTGGGGCGGCGGAGAGAGTCTTTCCTGATATAAGGGAACTTCAGCAGTTTATTAAGGGTATAAGCCGTTCTTTATACGTAAGATTATCCTCAAAAATTGATAGGACGATATCAGATGTGGATGAGATCAAAAAAAGACTTACATCCGATATTATCAGATTCTGCTGCAACCCGGCTTCTGACTTTATCGACAATGTCAGAGGCAAGATATGCAGCAATATTAATTACCGCCTTCGTGAAGCTGAGGTCAGGCTTGCCACAGCTGCAGGAAATATGCAGAACGCGTCACCGCTGAATATTCTCTCCAAGGGCTATGCAATATGCAGGAGGCCGGACGGAACTATGATAAGGGACGTCTCCTCTGTCTCCGAGGATGACCTTATAAGAATACAGATGAGGGATGGGACTCTTTCCGCAAGAGTTGATGATGTTATGCAGTCTGCCCCGCTGAAAGGAAATGTTTGA
- the nusB gene encoding transcription antitermination factor NusB has protein sequence MSRSAMAQMRHRSREIALQLIYELNLRPDVDIEEAIALYPSEGEQEEVFIYACELLRSVMENGEEISELLRDNIIGWRPERMVAVDKAAICIALYEGVISERVPIAVAISEAVELAKTFGTAESGRFVNGVLGRIVRKEPTK, from the coding sequence GCCGTTCAGCAATGGCGCAAATGCGCCACAGATCCCGTGAAATAGCGCTTCAGCTGATATATGAGCTTAATCTGAGACCTGATGTTGATATTGAAGAAGCCATCGCCCTATACCCGTCAGAGGGAGAGCAGGAGGAAGTCTTTATATATGCATGTGAGCTTCTGAGGAGCGTAATGGAGAATGGAGAGGAAATATCAGAGCTTCTCAGGGATAATATCATAGGCTGGAGACCGGAGCGTATGGTAGCCGTGGATAAGGCTGCGATATGCATTGCGCTTTACGAAGGCGTAATTTCTGAAAGAGTCCCGATCGCAGTTGCGATCTCCGAAGCGGTCGAGCTTGCCAAGACGTTCGGCACAGCCGAATCAGGCCGCTTTGTAAACGGAGTGCTTGGAAGAATTGTACGCAAAGAACCCACGAAATAA